From one Syngnathoides biaculeatus isolate LvHL_M chromosome 12, ASM1980259v1, whole genome shotgun sequence genomic stretch:
- the supt3h gene encoding transcription initiation protein SPT3 homolog isoform X1 gives MSGSAAAGSRERPAASRTTFVPEIQGMMFALGDAQRPLPETAALVEDVVHTQLITMLHQASEGATLRGSRVIAVEDILFLMRRDKVTQQRKVSRLLKYLQFRDYKSKLLKSLDDDDVQQDQGAGSSGAVAGANQRRHRLAQDFLLWLDHTGELLSLAERQELDPVKRERLERMERHTRTMDQTQYTEFCESRQLSFAKKASKFRDWLDCSSLELKPNGVAMEILSYLAYETVAQIVDLSLLVKQEVVAKTDAVAHVISASHIRYNAHAEVKKESDSPEATPPSTPGSSHSSKPLLHGNGSLDGRTRQRKRKKSAPATVEPPSGAIQICHIREAIRRYNYRHTLREGLQLRGRLLHLVRK, from the exons ATGTCTGGATCAGCAGCCGCCGGCAGCCGGGAACGTCCTGCAGCGTCCAGGACCACCTTCGTACCCGAGATCCAGGGCATGAT gtttGCCCTGGGAGATGCTCAAAGGCCGCTGCCCGAGACTGCAGCCCTGGTGGAGGACGTCGTGCACACGCAGCTTATAACCATG CTCCATCAGGCCAGCGAAGGCGCCACGCTTCGTGGGTCAAGGGTCATCGCTGTGGAGGACATCCTGTTCTTGATGCGGAGAGATAAGGTCACACAACAG CGTAAGGTGTCGAGGCTGCTGAAGTACCTCCAGTTCCGGGATTACAAGTCGAAGCTCCTGAAGAGtctggacgacgacgacgtgcaGCAGGATCAAG GGGCGGGGTCGTCGGGCGCGGTCGCCGGCGCCAACCAGCGGCGTCACCGCCTGGCCCAGGATTTCCTGCTGTGGTTGGACCACACGGGCGAGCTCCTGTCGCTGGCCGAGCGCCAGGAGTTGGACCCCGTCAAGCGAGAGAGGCTGGAG CGTATGGAGCGCCACACCAGAACCATGGACCAGACGCAGTACACTGAATTCTGTGAGAGTCGGCAGCTCAGCTTTG CCAAGAAAGCGTCCAAGTTCCGCGACTGGCTGGACTGCAGCAGCTTGGAGCTGAAGCCCAAcggtgttgccatggagatcCTGTCCTACCTGGCCTATGAGACGGTCGCCCAG ATTGTGGACTTGTCTCTGCTGGTGAAGCAGGAAGTGGTGGCCAAGACGGACGCCGTGGCGCACGTCATCTCGGCCAGTCACATCCGCTACAACGCGCACGCCGAG GTCAAGAAGGAGTCGGATTCCCCCGAGGCCACGCCTCCCTCCACTCCTGGCTCCTCCCACTCATCCAAGCCCCTCCTCCACGGCAACGGAAGCTTGGACGGGCGCACGCGACAGAGGAAACGCAAAAAG AGCGCTCCCGCCACCGTGGAACCTCCCAGCGGCGCCATCCAGATCTGTCACATCCGCGAGGCCATCAGAAGATACAACTACAGACACACC CTGAGAGAAGGTCTCCAGCTCCGTGGCCGCTTGCTCCACCTGGTGCGCAAATGA
- the supt3h gene encoding transcription initiation protein SPT3 homolog isoform X2, which yields MSGSAAAGSRERPAASRTTFVPEIQGMMFALGDAQRPLPETAALVEDVVHTQLITMLHQASEGATLRGSRVIAVEDILFLMRRDKRKVSRLLKYLQFRDYKSKLLKSLDDDDVQQDQGAGSSGAVAGANQRRHRLAQDFLLWLDHTGELLSLAERQELDPVKRERLERMERHTRTMDQTQYTEFCESRQLSFAKKASKFRDWLDCSSLELKPNGVAMEILSYLAYETVAQIVDLSLLVKQEVVAKTDAVAHVISASHIRYNAHAEVKKESDSPEATPPSTPGSSHSSKPLLHGNGSLDGRTRQRKRKKSAPATVEPPSGAIQICHIREAIRRYNYRHTLREGLQLRGRLLHLVRK from the exons ATGTCTGGATCAGCAGCCGCCGGCAGCCGGGAACGTCCTGCAGCGTCCAGGACCACCTTCGTACCCGAGATCCAGGGCATGAT gtttGCCCTGGGAGATGCTCAAAGGCCGCTGCCCGAGACTGCAGCCCTGGTGGAGGACGTCGTGCACACGCAGCTTATAACCATG CTCCATCAGGCCAGCGAAGGCGCCACGCTTCGTGGGTCAAGGGTCATCGCTGTGGAGGACATCCTGTTCTTGATGCGGAGAGATAAG CGTAAGGTGTCGAGGCTGCTGAAGTACCTCCAGTTCCGGGATTACAAGTCGAAGCTCCTGAAGAGtctggacgacgacgacgtgcaGCAGGATCAAG GGGCGGGGTCGTCGGGCGCGGTCGCCGGCGCCAACCAGCGGCGTCACCGCCTGGCCCAGGATTTCCTGCTGTGGTTGGACCACACGGGCGAGCTCCTGTCGCTGGCCGAGCGCCAGGAGTTGGACCCCGTCAAGCGAGAGAGGCTGGAG CGTATGGAGCGCCACACCAGAACCATGGACCAGACGCAGTACACTGAATTCTGTGAGAGTCGGCAGCTCAGCTTTG CCAAGAAAGCGTCCAAGTTCCGCGACTGGCTGGACTGCAGCAGCTTGGAGCTGAAGCCCAAcggtgttgccatggagatcCTGTCCTACCTGGCCTATGAGACGGTCGCCCAG ATTGTGGACTTGTCTCTGCTGGTGAAGCAGGAAGTGGTGGCCAAGACGGACGCCGTGGCGCACGTCATCTCGGCCAGTCACATCCGCTACAACGCGCACGCCGAG GTCAAGAAGGAGTCGGATTCCCCCGAGGCCACGCCTCCCTCCACTCCTGGCTCCTCCCACTCATCCAAGCCCCTCCTCCACGGCAACGGAAGCTTGGACGGGCGCACGCGACAGAGGAAACGCAAAAAG AGCGCTCCCGCCACCGTGGAACCTCCCAGCGGCGCCATCCAGATCTGTCACATCCGCGAGGCCATCAGAAGATACAACTACAGACACACC CTGAGAGAAGGTCTCCAGCTCCGTGGCCGCTTGCTCCACCTGGTGCGCAAATGA
- the supt3h gene encoding transcription initiation protein SPT3 homolog isoform X4, which produces MSGSAAAGSRERPAASRTTFVPEIQGMMFALGDAQRPLPETAALVEDVVHTQLITMLHQASEGATLRGSRVIAVEDILFLMRRDKRKVSRLLKYLQFRDYKSKLLKSLDDDDVQQDQGAGSSGAVAGANQRRHRLAQDFLLWLDHTGELLSLAERQELDPVKRERLERMERHTRTMDQTQYTEFCESRQLSFAKKASKFRDWLDCSSLELKPNGVAMEILSYLAYETVAQIVDLSLLVKQEVVAKTDAVAHVISASHIRYNAHAEVKKESDSPEATPPSTPGSSHSSKPLLHGNGSLDGRTRQRKRKKSAPATVEPPSGAIQICHIREAIRRYNYRHTSAYRRSGMSYLAC; this is translated from the exons ATGTCTGGATCAGCAGCCGCCGGCAGCCGGGAACGTCCTGCAGCGTCCAGGACCACCTTCGTACCCGAGATCCAGGGCATGAT gtttGCCCTGGGAGATGCTCAAAGGCCGCTGCCCGAGACTGCAGCCCTGGTGGAGGACGTCGTGCACACGCAGCTTATAACCATG CTCCATCAGGCCAGCGAAGGCGCCACGCTTCGTGGGTCAAGGGTCATCGCTGTGGAGGACATCCTGTTCTTGATGCGGAGAGATAAG CGTAAGGTGTCGAGGCTGCTGAAGTACCTCCAGTTCCGGGATTACAAGTCGAAGCTCCTGAAGAGtctggacgacgacgacgtgcaGCAGGATCAAG GGGCGGGGTCGTCGGGCGCGGTCGCCGGCGCCAACCAGCGGCGTCACCGCCTGGCCCAGGATTTCCTGCTGTGGTTGGACCACACGGGCGAGCTCCTGTCGCTGGCCGAGCGCCAGGAGTTGGACCCCGTCAAGCGAGAGAGGCTGGAG CGTATGGAGCGCCACACCAGAACCATGGACCAGACGCAGTACACTGAATTCTGTGAGAGTCGGCAGCTCAGCTTTG CCAAGAAAGCGTCCAAGTTCCGCGACTGGCTGGACTGCAGCAGCTTGGAGCTGAAGCCCAAcggtgttgccatggagatcCTGTCCTACCTGGCCTATGAGACGGTCGCCCAG ATTGTGGACTTGTCTCTGCTGGTGAAGCAGGAAGTGGTGGCCAAGACGGACGCCGTGGCGCACGTCATCTCGGCCAGTCACATCCGCTACAACGCGCACGCCGAG GTCAAGAAGGAGTCGGATTCCCCCGAGGCCACGCCTCCCTCCACTCCTGGCTCCTCCCACTCATCCAAGCCCCTCCTCCACGGCAACGGAAGCTTGGACGGGCGCACGCGACAGAGGAAACGCAAAAAG AGCGCTCCCGCCACCGTGGAACCTCCCAGCGGCGCCATCCAGATCTGTCACATCCGCGAGGCCATCAGAAGATACAACTACAGACACACC AGCGCCTACAGGAGGAGCGGGATGTCGTACCTGGCGTGCTGA
- the supt3h gene encoding transcription initiation protein SPT3 homolog isoform X3 has protein sequence MSGSAAAGSRERPAASRTTFVPEIQGMMFALGDAQRPLPETAALVEDVVHTQLITMLHQASEGATLRGSRVIAVEDILFLMRRDKVTQQRKVSRLLKYLQFRDYKSKLLKSLDDDDVQQDQGAGSSGAVAGANQRRHRLAQDFLLWLDHTGELLSLAERQELDPVKRERLERMERHTRTMDQTQYTEFCESRQLSFAKKASKFRDWLDCSSLELKPNGVAMEILSYLAYETVAQIVDLSLLVKQEVVAKTDAVAHVISASHIRYNAHAEVKKESDSPEATPPSTPGSSHSSKPLLHGNGSLDGRTRQRKRKKSAPATVEPPSGAIQICHIREAIRRYNYRHTSAYRRSGMSYLAC, from the exons ATGTCTGGATCAGCAGCCGCCGGCAGCCGGGAACGTCCTGCAGCGTCCAGGACCACCTTCGTACCCGAGATCCAGGGCATGAT gtttGCCCTGGGAGATGCTCAAAGGCCGCTGCCCGAGACTGCAGCCCTGGTGGAGGACGTCGTGCACACGCAGCTTATAACCATG CTCCATCAGGCCAGCGAAGGCGCCACGCTTCGTGGGTCAAGGGTCATCGCTGTGGAGGACATCCTGTTCTTGATGCGGAGAGATAAGGTCACACAACAG CGTAAGGTGTCGAGGCTGCTGAAGTACCTCCAGTTCCGGGATTACAAGTCGAAGCTCCTGAAGAGtctggacgacgacgacgtgcaGCAGGATCAAG GGGCGGGGTCGTCGGGCGCGGTCGCCGGCGCCAACCAGCGGCGTCACCGCCTGGCCCAGGATTTCCTGCTGTGGTTGGACCACACGGGCGAGCTCCTGTCGCTGGCCGAGCGCCAGGAGTTGGACCCCGTCAAGCGAGAGAGGCTGGAG CGTATGGAGCGCCACACCAGAACCATGGACCAGACGCAGTACACTGAATTCTGTGAGAGTCGGCAGCTCAGCTTTG CCAAGAAAGCGTCCAAGTTCCGCGACTGGCTGGACTGCAGCAGCTTGGAGCTGAAGCCCAAcggtgttgccatggagatcCTGTCCTACCTGGCCTATGAGACGGTCGCCCAG ATTGTGGACTTGTCTCTGCTGGTGAAGCAGGAAGTGGTGGCCAAGACGGACGCCGTGGCGCACGTCATCTCGGCCAGTCACATCCGCTACAACGCGCACGCCGAG GTCAAGAAGGAGTCGGATTCCCCCGAGGCCACGCCTCCCTCCACTCCTGGCTCCTCCCACTCATCCAAGCCCCTCCTCCACGGCAACGGAAGCTTGGACGGGCGCACGCGACAGAGGAAACGCAAAAAG AGCGCTCCCGCCACCGTGGAACCTCCCAGCGGCGCCATCCAGATCTGTCACATCCGCGAGGCCATCAGAAGATACAACTACAGACACACC AGCGCCTACAGGAGGAGCGGGATGTCGTACCTGGCGTGCTGA
- the LOC133509842 gene encoding runt-related transcription factor 3-like produces MKRGPAPSPSHFHLDACALFGRGAAPPRGLVPTDSPNFLCSRLPHHWRSNKTLPRPFTVVSLGDDVPDGAAVTLMAGNEDNSSAELRNATATMRRGHAHFNDLRFVGRSGRGKSFTLSINVLTTPPQVATLHGAIKVTVDGPRTPRRQRQKEAQSALFMSSSCRLGSSDSRSSSSLWGGEPSLLDQVAALTSPFPAPPTMHRRHPCRAALVSSGQPPAYASYLSSAAPPPLNHAGPFHYGPNQAAQSAAGDGGVAAAAALSAYMEGACFTLRGEEPMWRPY; encoded by the exons ATGAAGCGAGGCCCCGCCCCGTCGCCGTCCCACTTCCACCTGGACGCGTGCGCTCTCTTCGGGCGTGGCGCAGCGCCCCCGAGAGGCCTGGTGCCGACCGACAGCCCCAACTTCCTGTGCAGCAGATTGCCGCATCACTGGAGGAGCAACAAGACCTTGCCGCGACCTTTCACT GTGGTTTCCCTGGGCGACGACGTCCCGGACGGCGCGGCGGTGACGCTGATGGCGGGAAACGAGGACAACAGCAGCGCCGAGCTGCGCAACGCCACGGCCACCATGAGGCGGGGCCACGCCCACTTCAACGACCTCCGCTTCGTCGGCCGCAGCGGCAGAG GAAAGAGCTTCACGCTGTCCATCAATGTTCTGACCACGCCCCCTCAGGTGGCAACGCTGCACGGGGCCATCAAGGTGACGGTGGACGGCCCTCGGACGCCCAGAC GACAGCGTCAGAAAGAAGCGCAGTCGGCACTTTTCATGTCCTCCAGCTGCCGTCTGGGATCTTCAG ACAGCAGATCGTCGTCGTCTCTGTGGGGCGGCGAGCCGTCCCTGTTGGATCAGGTGGCCGCCCTGACGTCGCCCTTCCCCGCGCCACCCACAATGCACCGCCGCCACCCGTGCCGCGCCGCCCTGGTCTCCTCCGGTCAGCCTCCCGCCTACGCGTCCTACCTCAGCTCGGCGGCGCCCCCTCCGCTCAACCACGCCGGTCCCTTCCACTACGGGCCCAATCAAGCCGCCCAGAGTGCGGCGGGGGACGGCggcgtggcggcggcggcggcgttgaGCGCTTACATGGAAGGGGCGTGTTTCACCTTGAGAGGAGAGGAGCCTATGTGGAGGCCTTATTGA